One Solanum lycopersicum chromosome 2, SLM_r2.1 genomic region harbors:
- the LOC138341983 gene encoding replication factor A protein 1-like: MAEAVGIDEMKVAIENTGGLVVLAESFGHSVFKDSFKQIIEDGKQSLGLSFKKNQVNRFKDKLNEGSVFIIKNFKNVKRIGGYRPVQNSFKIIFFASTAIKNLSEDTVEILVNDFEFVDPDVIDSRVNNNNVLSDVVGCLYGIGDIESVSSKWKKRDIHILIDYLAKAKITLWEEFGEKFCPYLYNNHAGIYIVIVTSTTVKEFCGEVSFSTTYASKIYVNLDIDYIRSLAPKFSTMSTEVPIIKSSNVNSLSREEEMFLNRMDIKELLEAEWSSELQEYIVTVKSKVIEIHNYFGWYNIHLKVTDRTGDTTFILVNAVSEKLLDTLAHKLFNKLTTANNDVPVQVQSLCGKEFVFKLRLNHYNLKEGLENYTISKLWIPDDNLEVQYKLRKEEKGKNLSKNETDLKYQGTNG, from the exons ATGGCAGAGGCAG TTGGGATTGATGAGATGAAAGTAGCTATTGAAAATACAGGAGGATTAGTTGTTCTAGCTGAAAGCTTTGGTCATTCTGTTTTCAAAGATTCTTTCAAGCAAATCATTGAAGATGGTAAACAGTCTCTTGGACTGTCCTTCAA GAAAAATCAGGTTAATAGGTTCAAAGACAAATTGAATGAAGGTTCTGTATttatcatcaagaacttcaaaaatgttaaaagaATTGGGGGATATAGACCTGTTCAAAActcatttaaaatcattttctttgcCTCAACTGCAATCAAGAATTTGTCTGAAGATACTGTTGAAATTTTAGTAAACGATTTTGAATTTGTTGATCCAGATGTGATTGACTCAAGGGTGAACAACAACAATGTCTTATCAg ATGTTGTTGGTTGTTTATATGGAATTGGTGATATCGAGAGTGTTAGTTCAAAATGGAAGAAGAGGGATATCCACATTCTTATTGATTA TTTGGCTAAAGCAAAAATTACCTTATGGGAAGAATTTGGGGAGAAGTTTTGTCCTTATTTGTATAACAATCATGCTGGCATATATATAGTGATAGTGACTTCTACAACAGTGAAGGAGTTTTGTG GTGAGGTTAGCTTCTCCACCACCTATGCAAGCAAAATATATGTGAATCTTGATATAGATTACATAAGATCTTTGGCTCCAAAATTTTCCACCATGTCCACAGAAGTTCCAATTATAAAAAGCTCTAATGTTAACAGTCTTTCTCGTGAGGAAGAGATGTTTTTGAACCGTATGGACATTAAAGAGTTGTTGGAGGCTGAGTGGAGCTCTGAACTACAG GAATACATTGTTACAGTGAAGAGCAAGGtaatagaaatacataactattTTGGTTG GTACAATATACACCTAAAAGTGACAGATAGGACGGGAGACACTACTTTTATCTTAGTTAATGCGGTGTCTGAGAAACTCCTTGATACATTAGCTCACAAGTTGTTCAACAAGCTTACTACAGCTAACAATGATGTGCCTGTCCAAGTCCAAAGCCTTTGCGGGAAAGAATTTGTTTTTAAACTGAGATTAAATCACTATAATTTGAAAGAAGGTCTTGAGAATTATACAATATCAAAACTTTGGATTCCAGATGATAATTTGGAAGTACAATACAAACTAAGGAAAGAAGAAAAG GGGAAGAACTTATCCAAAAATGAAACCGACCTAAAATATCAGGGAACCAATGGATAG